A single genomic interval of Daucus carota subsp. sativus chromosome 1, DH1 v3.0, whole genome shotgun sequence harbors:
- the LOC108195043 gene encoding auxin-responsive protein SAUR67 has protein sequence MITPKKLLKLARKWQKQATLSRKRVTYPTARADGVHVNTSTRVEKGHFVVYSADQRRFVIPIVYLQNKIFRELLRLAEEEYGMPRDGPITLPCDEAFVDYAISLIERHATKDMEKALLISLTSDHCLSSSNIHKEHTTQQLLVCSF, from the coding sequence ATGATCACTCCAAAGAAACTCCTGAAATTGGCAAGGAAGTGGCAAAAGCAGGCTACCTTGAGCCGGAAAAGAGTGACATATCCGACAGCCAGAGCAGATGGTGTGCATGTCAACACATCAACAAGAGTCGAAAAGGGCCATTTTGTGGTGTACAGTGCAGATCAGAGACGTTTTGTGATCCCGATAGTCTATTTGCAGAACAAAATATTCAGAGAGCTTCTGAGATTGGCCGAAGAAGAATATGGAATGCCACGTGATGGACCTATTACACTTCCATGTGATGAAGCTTTTGTTGATTATGCAATTTCTCTAATCGAAAGACATGCTACAAAAGACATGGAGAAGGCACTGCTTATATCCCTTACTTCTGATCACTGCCTATCATCATCGAACATCCACAAAGAGCATACCACTCAACAGCTATTAGTCTGTAGCTTTTAA
- the LOC108204516 gene encoding uncharacterized protein LOC108204516, which produces MSIPKEYYPSQDDLIYEEEILRNPFSLKLWWRYLIARTDSPFEKRRLIYERALKALPGSYKLWYAYLRERLELVRNFPISHYEYKSLNNTFERALVTMHKMPRIWIMYLLTLTDQKLVTVTRRCFDRALCALPVTQHDRVWEIYLVFVSQRGVPIETSLRVYRRYLKYDPGHIEEFIEFLVDSELWQEAAERLAGVLNDDTFYSIKGKTKHKLWLELCDLLTQHANEISGLNVDAIIRGGIRKFTDEVGRLWTSLADYYIRRKLLMKARDIFEEGMTTVMTVRDFSVIFDAYSQFEESMLALKMEDMSESEEEDGEGSMVEEEDDDEGDRLNVGDIKLKIKKLWLSDDRDVNLGLARLEDLMDRRPELANSVLLRQNPHNVEQWHRRVKIFEGNPARQLETYTQAVRTIDPMKAVGKPHTLWVALAKLFETHNGINDARVIFDEAVQVGYKAVDNLASVWCEWAEMELRHKNFKVALEVMRRATAEPSVEVKRRVAADGNEPVQIKLHKSLRLWTFYVDLEESLGTLESTRAVYERILDLRIATPQIIINYAMLLEDHKYFEDAFKVYERGVKIFKYPHVKDIWVTYLSKFVKRYGKSKLERARELFEHAVEMAPAESVKPLYLQYAKLEEDHGLAKRAMSVYDQATKAVPASEKLSMYQIYIARVAEIFGVPKTREIYEQAIESGLPDKDAKTMCIKYAELEKSLGEIDRSRGIYKHASEFADPRSDADFWSKWHEFEVQHGNEDTFREMLRIKRSVTAKYSQSHIILPEYMMQKDLKPNSEEAMDPQKRNGILGDDMAALERQLAPPANDAAAKDSTRLLGFVSAGVESQTEGGLKVAANKEDIELPDESDSEDEGNVEITQKDIPETVYGGIRKRSAEDEDGDKVKEEDDKLGALERIKRMKRGA; this is translated from the exons ATGTCAATTCCCAAAGAATACTATCCGAGCCAAGATGACCTCATCTATGAGGAAGAGATTCTCCGCAACCCATTCAGTTTGAAGCTTTGGTGGCGCTATCTAATCGCTCGCACTGACTCGCCGTTCGAGAAGCGCCGCCTGATTTACGAGCGCGCCCTCAAAGCTCTCCCCGGAAGCTACAAGCTCTGGTACGCTTATTTAAGAGAACGTCTCGAATTGGTTCGGAACTTTCCCATTAGTCATTATGAATATAAATCGCTTAATAATACTTTTGAAAGGGCTTTAGTTACTATGCACAAAATGCCGAGGATTTGGATTATGTATTTGTTGACTTTGACTGATCAGAAGTTAGTTACAGTGACTAGGCGGTGTTTCGATAGGGCGTTGTGTGCGTTGCCTGTTACGCAGCACGATAGGGTTTGGGAGATTTATTTGGTGTTTGTGAGTCAGAGAGGGGTTCCGATTGAGACGTCGTTGAGGGTTTATAGGAGGTATTTGAAGTATGATCCCGGGCATATTGAGGAGTTTATTGAGTTTTTGGTGGACTCGGAGTTGTGGCAAGAGGCGGCGGAGAGGTTGGCGGGGGTTTTGAATGACGATACGTTTTATTCGATTAAAGGGAAGACGAAGCATAAGTTGTGGTTGGAGCTGTGTGATTTGTTGACGCAGCATGCCAATGAGATATCGGGGTTGAATGTGGATGCGATTATTAGGGGTGGGATTAGGAAGTTTACGGATGAGGTTGGGAGGTTGTGGACATCGTTGGCGGATTATTATATTAGGAGGAAGTTGTTGATGAAGGCGAGGGATATTTTTGAAGAGGGGATGACGACGGTTATGACTGTGAGGGATTTTAGTGTGATTTTTGATGCGTATTCGCAGTTTGAAGAGAGTATGCTTGCTTTGAAGATGGAAGATATGAGTGAGAGTGAAGAAGAGGATGGGGAAGGATCGATGGTTGAAGAggaggatgatgatgaagggGATCGGTTGAATGTTGGAGATATTAAGTTGAAGATTAAAAAGCTTTGGCTGTCGGATGATAGAGATGTGAATTTGGGGTTAGCTCGGTTGGAAGATCTTATGGATAGGAGGCCAGAATTAGCTAACAGTGTGCTGCTTAGGCAAAACCCTCATAATGTGGAACAGTGGCATAGGAGAGTTAAGATATTTGAAGGGAACCCTGCTAGGCAACTGGAGACCTATACCCAAGCTGTACGGACTATTGATCCAATGAAAGCTGTGGGAAAGCCTCATACGTTGTGGGTTGCCTTAGCTAAATTGTTTGAGACTCACAATGGTATCAATGATGCTAGGGTGATATTTGATGAGGCTGTACAAGTTGGCTACAAAGCTGTGGATAATTTGGCTAGTGTTTGGTGTGAATGGGCAGAGATGGAACTAAGACACAAGAATTTTAAGGTAGCACTTGAGGTGATGAGGCGGGCTACAGCTGAACCATCAGTTGAGGTCAAACGTAGAG TGGCCGCTGATGGCAATGAACCCGTTCAGATAAAGCTGCACAAGTCCCTCAGGCTTTGGACATTCTATGTTGACCTGGAGGAGAGCTTAGGTACCTTGGAGTCAACTCGTGCAGTGTATGAGAGGATATTGGACCTAAGGATCGCCACACCCcaaattataatcaattatgCTATGCTCTTGGAA GACCATAAGTACTTCGAGGATGCTTTTAAGGTCTATGAACGAGGCGTGAAGATATTTAAATACCCACATGTAAAGGATATATGGGTGACTTATCTTTCTAAATTTGTTAAAAGATACGGAAAGTCAAAGCTTGAACGAGCCAGAGAGCTATTTGAGCATGCTGTTGAAATG GCTCCTGCTGAATCAGTGAAGCCTTTGTACTTACAATATGCTAAGTTGGAAGAGGATCACGGTCTAGCCAAGCGAGCTATGAGTGTTTATGATCAAGCGACAAAGGCTGTTCCTGCCAGTGAAAAATTGAGCATGTACCAAATATACATAGCTCGCGTAGCTGAAATATTTGGGGTACCAAAAACTAGGGAAATATATGAGCAAGCAATAGAATCTGGGCTTCCGGACAAGGATGCTAAAACAATGTGTATAAAATATGCTGAACTTGAGAAGAGTTTAGGAGAGATAGATCGCTCTCGTGgaatatacaagcatgcatcTGAGTTCGCAGATCCAAGATCTGATGCAGACTTTTGGAGCAAGTGGCATGAATTTGAGGTTCAACATGGTAATGAAGATACTTTTAGGGAGATGCTACGTATCAAAAGGAGTGTTACTGCAAAGTATAGTCAG TCGCACATTATTCTTCCTGAGTATATGATGCAAAAGGATCTAAAGCCTAATTCAGAGGAAGCAATGGACCCTCAGAAGAGAAATGGAATTCTTGGTGATGATATGGCTGCTCTTGAGAGGCAGCTAGCACCTCCTGCAAATGATGCAGCTGCTAAGGATAGCACACGGCTGCTGGGCTTTGTGAGTGCAGGAGTTGAGTCGCAGACCGAAGGTGGTCTGAAGGTTGCTGCTAATAAAGAAGACATTGAGCTTCCAGATGAAAGTGACAGCGAAGACGAAGGTAATGTTGAGATCACCCAGAAAGATATTCCAGAAACAGTTTATGGTGGTATACGGAAAAGATCAGCAGAAGATGAAGACGGTGACAAGGTTAAGGAGGAGGATGATAAACTTGGTGCTCTTGAGCGTATAAAAAGAATGAAGCGAGGTGCGTAA
- the LOC108215193 gene encoding lysine histidine transporter-like 8, which translates to MGHEVDLELSTSTGVTPEVKSEASTPGVSAPRTPKRKAPAPISIPSPYIISAPASQAQTPSARGARTPRFLTTPRFLTPLGSPIRKALNFVKLDPKDAWLPITQSRNGNAYYAAFHTLSSGIGIQALVLPVAFTYLGWTWAIILLTLAFVWQLYTLYLLVQLHEDFEKEVRYSRYMQLANAAFGEKLSKVIALFPIGYLSMGTCTTLIMIGGSSCERFFQIVCNPMTCSTTPLTSAEWYLVFTSAAVILSQLPNLNSIAGISLVGAITAVGYCTMIWITSVAEGRIHGVSYNPTLSGSKIQKIFDILNAVGIIAFAFRGHNLVLEIQATMPSSEKQPSRVPMWKGVKVSYAIILMCLFPLAIGGYWTYGQMIPANGGILTALYLFHGQDTAKGLIGLINMFVIINGLSTFQIYAMPMFDDMESTYVSRMKKPCPWWLRVILRTLFGYFCFFVAVAMPFQGSFSGLIGGIYLPVTLAYPCFMWLIIKKPKVYSSVWWLNWILGVLGVCVSVLLVAAGAYVVIHTGVEGSFFKP; encoded by the exons ATGGGTCATGAGGTTGATTTGGAGTTGAGCACCAGTACTGGTGTGACCCCGGAAGTGAAATCAGAAGCCTCGACTCCCGGGGTCTCAGCGCCTAGGACCCCGAAACGAAAGGCACCAGCTCCTATATCCATACCTTCGCCATACATAATATCGGCTCCAGCTTCACAAGCGCAGACTCCCAGCGCCAGGGGAGCCCGGACACCGAGGTTCTTGACGACTCCAAGGTTCCTGACTCCTTTAGGGAGCCCGATTAGGAAGGCTCTTAACTTTGTAAAACTCGACCCTAAAGACGCTTGGCTCCCCATTACTCAGTCACGAAATGGAAATGCTTATTATGCTGCTTTTCATACTCTGTCTTCTGGTATCGGAATCCAAGCCCTCGTGCTCCCTGTCGCCTTCACATATCTTGGCTG GACATGGGCAATCATACTATTGACACTAGCGTTTGTGTGGCAACTTTACACCCTATACCTGTTGGTGCAACTCCATGAAGACTTCGAAAAAGAAGTACGCTACAGCCGGTATATGCAGCTGGCAAACGCAGCTTTCG GTGAAAAGTTGAGCAAAGTTATAGCCCTATTTCCAATTGGTTACCTGTCCATGGGAACATGTACGACGCTTATCATGATAGGAGGATCATCATGCGAGAGATTTTTCCAGATTGTTTGCAATCCCATGACATGTAGCACGACGCCGCTGACTAGTGCAGAATGGTACTTGGTTTTCACAAGTGCTGCAGTCATTCTTTCTCAGCTCCCAAACTTGAACTCTATTGCGGGTATTTCTCTTGTGGGTGCCATCACTGCCGTAGGTTACTGTACCATGATCTGGATTACCTCTGTTGCCGAGGGCAGAATACATGGAGTGTCATACAATCCCACGCTCTCTGGCTCCAAGATTCAGAAGATTTTTGACATCCTTAATGCTGTTGGGATTATTGCTTTTGCATTCAGAGGTCACAACCTTGTTCTTGAAATTCAG GCCACAATGCCTTCAAGTGAGAAGCAACCTTCACGAGTGCCTATGTGGAAAGGAGTCAAGGTCTCCTACGCGATCATACTAATGTGCTTATTCCCTCTTGCAATAGGTGGTTATTGGACATATGGCCAGATG ATTCCGGCAAACGGTGGGATCCTGACAGCTTTATACTTGTTCCACGGACAAGACACCGCAAAAGGCTTGATAGGACTTATAAACATGTTCGTGATAATCAACGGATTGAGCACATTTCAAATATACGCCATGCCAATGTTCGATGACATGGAATCAACATACGTAAGTAGGATGAAGAAACCTTGTCCCTGGTGGCTCCGAGTCATTCTCCGAACATTATTCGGATACTTCTGTTTCTTTGTAGCCGTGGCAATGCCGTTTCAAGGAAGCTTTTCGGGTCTGATTGGCGGGATATACTTGCCCGTGACATTGGCTTATCCATGTTTCATGTGGCTCATTATCAAGAAACCCAAGGTTTATTCTTCAGTTTGGTGGCTAAACTGGATTCTAGGTGTCCTCGGAGTGTGTGTAAGTGTGTTACTAGTTGCTGCGGGGGCTTATGTTGTGATTCACACTGGTGTCGAAGGGAGCTTCTTTAAACCTTAA
- the LOC135149311 gene encoding serine/threonine-protein phosphatase 7 long form homolog, which yields MDFNAIIRDQGPRDPSLLHLQATHRSRSVWRTGAAPSQYFRRRDANQSDLNIDVRLIPILQAAGFYGVARLSTLQLDWSLLGALVERWRPETHSFHLPMGECTITLQDVGVLLGLPIDGEPVMCPVGPPPGQRWETIVGEIFGQIPPPEAFNNSRLRLTWVEGLTPARLRDDAGVEEIRLHARCYLLQLFGGSLFTDHSGGLIHSSWVHFVRDLEALGGYAWGPAVLARLYRELCNGCKASIKEVAGCLLLLQLWAWERLPTLAPVRTTVPLEDVAFWGHQLPGPHGARWLVGHSFVESDGSTVTTSRAALDALAPHEFIWEPYAGILDTLPDYCLAGRHLWRFRGPMICVYIVEPHQPDRVARQFGMIQRIPDQPHYSHEHHVMTLRGQKVLDYAVVHQPSMTHWQHRLEHIWIDDVIDGHATVPEYMDWYLARTVRFISQLGALHTHLGVVLETIAARTADVLPDMSQLATQSLHHLRDRNAYRFDPRQVEEQDARQDGGGEDAGGRGGRGGGRRGRGGAERGRARGRGGRARGDGGRGSGRLVDEPDDDADHADHIGTGEDRGPESSATAATATVADASAAAATSTATVAEASTRPAAAAAAATTTGAGDW from the exons ATGGATTTCAAT GCTATTATTAGAGACCAGGGACCTCGTGATCCTAGCCTTCTTCACCTACAGGCCACTCATAGGTCTCGTTCTGTCTGGAGAACTGGTGCTGCGCCCTCGCAGTATTTCAGGCGTCGTGATGCCAACCAGTCTGATTTGAACATTGATGTTCGATTGATCCCCATTCTGCAGGCAGCCGGTTTTTATGGGGTAGCTCGGTTATCCACTCTTCAGCTTGATTGGAGTTTGCTTGGTGCTCTGGTAGAGAGATGGCGACCAGAGACACATTCATTCCACCTGCCGATGGGAGAGTGTACTATTACACTGCAGGATGTTGGTGTCTTGCTCGGGTTACCCATTGACGGAGAGCCCGTTATGTGTCCTGTAGGCCCTCCACCTGGACAGAGATGGGAGACCATCGTTGGTGAGATTTTTGGACAGATTCCTCCACCCGAGGCTTTCAACAACTCGAGGCTACGGCTCACATGGGTAGAGGGTCTCACTCCAGCGAGATTACGTGATGATGCAGGCGTTGAGGAGATCAGGCTTCACGCCAGGTGTTACTTGCTACAGTTGTTTGGGGGGTCACTGTTCACCGACCATTCTGGTGGACTTATACACTCCTCGTGGGTTCATTTTGTTCGTGACCTGGAGGCGCTCGGAGGCTATGCATGGGGTCCAGCTGTTCTAGCTCGTCTATACAGGGAGCTTTGCAATGGTTGCAAAGCGAGTATTAAGGAGGTAGCTGGATGCCTTCTCTTACTGCAGCTATGGGCATGGGAGAGGTTGCCCACTCTTGCCCCTGTTCGGACCACTGTTCCATTAGAGGATGTTGCTTTTTGGGGGCATCAGCTTCCAGGACCACATGGAGCCAG GTGGCTTGTTGGACATTCATTCGTTGAGAGTGATGGAAGCACTGTGACTACGTCTCGGGCGGCATTGGATGCGCTTGCTCCACATGAGTTTATTTGGGAGCCTTATGCTGGGATTCTTGATACACTGCCAGACTATTGTTTAGCCGGCCGTCATCTCTGGCGCTTTCGCGGCCCCATGATATGTGTTTACATAGTCGAGCCACATCAGCCGGACAGAGTTGCTAGACAGTTTGGCATGATACAGCGTATTCCCGATCAGCCACACTACTCCCACGAGCATCACGTTATGACGCTGAGGGGCCAGAAGGTCTTGGATTATGCAGTCGTACATCAGCCCAGTATGACACACTGGCAGCATCGTCTGGAGCATATTTGGATTGATGACGTGATTGATGGTCATGCTACAGTCCCAGAGTACATGGATTGGTACTTGGCTCGGACTGTGAGGTTCATTAGTCAGTTGGGTGCACTGCATACCCACCTG GGAGTTGTGCTAGAGACTATAGCAGCCAGGACAGCAGACGTCCTCCCGGATATGTCCCAACTAGCCACTCAGAGTCTGCACCATCTCCGAGATCGGAATGCATACAGGTTTGATCCACGTCAAGTTGAGGAGCAGGATGCTAGACAGGACGGGGGAGGGGAGGATGCAGGTGGTAGAGGAGGCCGTGGTGGTGGCAGGAGAGGCCGTGGTGGTGCCGAGAGAGGCCGTGCTCGTGGCAGAGGAGGCCGTGCTCGTGGCGATGGAGGCCGAGGCAGTGGACGGTTAGTTGATGAGCCggatgatgatgctgatcatGCGGATCATATAGGTACAGGCGAGGATCGAGGCCCAGAGTCTTCTGCTACTGCTGCTacagctactgttgctgatgcTTCTGCTGCTGCTGCCACATCTACTGCTACTGTAGCCGAGGCTTCTACTCGccctgctgctgctgctgctgcagcTACTACTACCGGTGCCGGTGACTGGTGA
- the LOC108196174 gene encoding auxin-responsive protein SAUR68-like: MARKWQRMAMISRRGITLPKTIGNSDGASLSVVSKGHFAVYTADHRRFVIPLVYLESEIFIELLRMAEEEYGLQRDGPITLPCDSVFMEYAVSLILRHPAKDLDRELFLSRAKSACCSSSSYHQQNDTSHNILIHSF; this comes from the coding sequence ATGGCAAGAAAGTGGCAAAGAATGGCCATGATCAGCCGAAGAGGAATAACATTACCAAAAACAATAGGAAATTCAGATGGAGCTTCTTTGTCAGTTGTGAGCAAGGGACATTTTGCAGTGTATACAGCTGATCACAGGAGGTTTGTGATTCCATTGGTTTACCTGGAGAGTGAAATATTTATCGAGCTCCTGAGGATGGCAGAAGAAGAATATGGACTGCAAAGGGATGGTCCAATCACACTGCCATGCGATTCAGTTTTCATGGAATATGCTGTCTCTTTAATCCTAAGACATCCAGCTAAAGATCTAGATCGAGAACTTTTTCTGTCTAGAGCTAAATCCGCTTGCTGCTCATCATCTTCTTACCACCAGCAAAACGACACAAGCCACAATATACTAATTCATAGCTTTTAA
- the LOC108222950 gene encoding uncharacterized protein LOC108222950, with protein sequence MASGSGSGSGSKAGNTVVGWIYHDGNIIESQLEGFIYDKPVSKHVRLDLSMNYANLCALLHSKLKIDSSSRLRIFYRSKNPDNLKFGIIPIEDDDDVELMFGVVVSKGMPFFVELYVEKLSCDGNLVRSSSSVGEKSSGRDSGGSHFRHDQDVGDSYMSVDTSHLERMTSFDDVEVENNEVPLELKEGRLFSTKEDLMHVVKQYHIQNHLEIGVIRSDPSSWYVACKYRNDGCIWKLKARKRTSHGKFQIMESVGPHTCLSTTITRDHPNLTASEIAGVIKSQIVADPTIKEKVLLATAKDKFGYEPGRKKIRNAKKIALEDIHGSWEGSYEDLPHLMETLQSFNVGTKVEWCFKEDDAEHLEEVTFRRLFWAFKPCIDGFEYCRPVILIDGTHLYGPYPGVLLSATAVDGFSHILPLACAIVESENNSSWEWFMDRLRSLVVGRRHGICIISDKHLGIMAAMQKEGWCEPLNHHRYCVRHFATNFATKFKKAGLKDRLVELAYQVQPKKFELLWGELLALEPRALAWFEDKPVRNWSLAHDYEHHRFGIMTTNHAESWNNAIVDARRLPLTSLVRVLFHKTVEYFDQRRLEIATQVSKGNIFTKYASHLLNRAVRRSTGHSVKIFDRGTWLFQVVTRKDGLKGGNTHTVRLMESSCTCGKFQAYRIPCSHVIACCSHVRMDFHGFVGDWYKLENQSKIYNGIFEPIPNKGDFRYPTELAFPRVVHDPDMEKKKGRRKSTRYKNEMDFQSRGKHGGTSSRDS encoded by the exons ATGGCTTCCGGTTCAGGTTCGGGCTCGGGTTCGAAAGCTGGGAATACGGTTGTTGGATGGATATACCATGACGGTAATATTATCGAATCTCAATTAGAAggttttatttatgataaaccTGTTTCAAAGCATGTTAGGCTCGATTTATCTATGAATTATGCCAATTTATGTGCTTTGTTACATTCCAAGTTGAAGATTGATAGTAGTAGTAGGTTGAGGATATTTTATAGGTCTAAAAATCCCGATAATTTGAAATTCGGGATTATACCTattgaggatgatgatgatgtagaATTAATGTTTGGTGTTGTGGTGTCAAAAGGGATGCCATTTTTTGTTGAACTTTATGTAGAGAAATTGTCTTGTGATGGAAATTTGGTAAGGAGTAGTTCGAGTGTGGGGGAGAAGAGTAGTGGGCGTGATTCGGGGGGTAGTCATTTTAGACATGATCAGGATGTGGGTGATAGCTATATGTCTGTGGATACTTCCCATTTAGAGAGGATGACCTCATTCGACGATGTCGAGGTTGAAAATAATGAGGTCCCGTTGGAGTTGAAGGAGGGAAGGTTATTTAGCACGAAAGAGGATTTGATGCATGTGGTGAAGCAATACCACATTCAGAATCACTTAGAGATTGGAGTGATACGATCAGATCCGAGTAGTTGGTATGTTGCTTGcaagtatagaaatgatggttgTATTTGGAAGTTGAAAGCTAGAAAAAGGACTTCACATggtaaatttcaaattatggagAGTGTAGGACCACATACTTGCTTGAGCACTACCATCACACGAGATCATCCCAACTTGACAGCCTCGGAGATTGCTGGAGTGATTAAATCTCAAATTGTTGCTGATCCGACAATTAAGGAGAAGGTGTTGTTAGCCACTGCTAAAGATAAGTTTGGATATGAGCCGGGCCGAAAGAAGATTAGGAATGCAAAGAAGATTGCATTGGAGGATATTCATGGCTCGTGGGAAGGATCATATGAGGACTTGCCACATTTGATGGAAACTCTTCAGTCCTTCAATGTGGGCACGAAGGTGGAGTGGTGCTTTAAGGAGGATGATGCAGAGCACCTAGAG GAAGTGACATTTAGGAGATTGTTCTGGGCTTTTAAGCCATGCATTGATGGCTTCGAGTATTGCAGACCCGTCATACTGATAGACGGGACTCATTTGTATGGACCATATCCGGGTGTTCTTCTGAGTGCAACAGCTGTAGATGGTTTTAGTCACATTCTACCATTGGCGTGTGCTATAGTGGAGTCGGAGAACAACTCTAGCTGGGAGTGGTTCATGGATAGGTTGAGGAGCTTGGTGGTTGGTCGGAGGCACGGGATATGTATCATTTCTGATAAACATTTAGGGATCATGGCAGCTATGCAGAAGGAGGGATGGTGTGAGCCACTTAATCATCATCGGTACTGTGTGAGACATTTTGCCACAAACTTTGCCACCAAATTCAAGAAAGCTGGATTGAAGGATAGATTGGTTGAGTTGGCATATCAGGTCCAGCCTAAGAAATTTGAACTACTATGGGGTGAGTTGTTGGCACTAGAGCCTCGAGCACTTGCATGGTTTGAGGACAAACCAGTAAGGAACTGGTCACTGGCACATGACTACGAGCATCATCGTTTTGGCATCATGACTACCAACCATGCTGAGAGTTGGAACAATGCAATTGTCGATGCTCGGAGGCTCCCGCTTACTTCATTGGTGCGAGTACTATTCCATAAGACAGTTGAGTACTTTGATCAACGTCGCCTTGAGATTGCAACACAAGTATCGAAAGGTAATATTTTCACCAAATATGCATCCCATCTCTTGAACCGTGCTGTAAGACGTTCCACGGGTCATAGTGTGAAGATATTTGATCGGGGGACTTGGTTATTCCAAGTAGTTACAAGGAAGGATGGGTTGAAAGGGGGAAACACACACACGGTTCGTCTTATGGAGTCTAGTTGTACTTGTGGAAAATTTCAAGCTTATAGAATCCCTTGCTCCCATGTCATTGCATGTTGTTCACATGTGAGGATGGACTTCCATGGGTTTGTTGGTGATTGGTATAAGTTAGAGAACCAATCGAAGATTTATAATGGTATCTTTGAGCCAATTCCAAACAAGGGTGATTTTCGATATCCTACCGAGCTTGCTTTCCCGAGAGTTGTGCATGACCCCGATATGGAGAAGAAGAAGGGCCGAAGAAAATCAACGAGGTACAAGAACGAGATGGATTTCCAGAGCCGGGGAAAGCATGGAGGGACTTCATCGAGAGATAGTTGA
- the LOC108209261 gene encoding expansin-like A2 gives MGFGHIKFLSAASLLFVISMLSSSAEAKECGKCVFQSKAAFFSSPSALSSGACGYGSLALGFSGGNLAAAVPSVYKNGAGCGACFLIKCKNSKLCSKEGTRIVVTDLNKSNETDFVLSSDAFKAMATKGMGDSLLKHGIVDVDYRRVPCDYKNKNLAIRVEESSNKPNYLAIKFLYQGGQTEIVAVDVATVGAANWNFMSRNYGAVWDTSRVPKGALQFRFVVTQGFDGLQLWANKAVLPADWKTGVIYDTGVKVTEIAQDGCYPC, from the exons ATGGGTTTCGGACATATCAAATTTCTTTCTGCTGCTTCTCTCTTGTTTGTAATCTCGATGCTTTCATCATCGGCCGAGGCTAAAGAATGTGGCAAATGTGTTTTTCAATCCAAAGCTGCTTTCTTCTCTAGTCCTTCTGCACTCTCAT CTGGGGCATGTGGATATGGTTCATTGGCGCTAGGATTCAGTGGGGGTAATCTTGCAGCTGCAGTTCCTAGTGTTTACAAAAATGGTGCTGGTTGTGGTGCTTGTTTTCTG ATTAAATGCAAGAACTCGAAACTTTGTAGTAAAGAAGGAACAAGAATTGTAGTAACTGATCTTAACAAGAGTAATGAGACAGACTTTGTGCTAAGCTCTGATGCTTTCAAGGCTATGGCGACCAAGGGCATGGGGGACTCTCTTCTCAAACATGGGATTGTCGATGTGGACTATAGAAG AGTACCTTGTGATTATAAAAACAAGAACTTAGCTATAAGGGTGGAAGAATCAAGCAACAAGCCAAATTACCTGGCAATCAAATTCCTCTACCAAGGTGGTCAGACTGAAATCGTTGCAGTTGATGTTGCTAcg GTTGGTGCTGCAAATTGGAATTTCATGAGCCGAAACTATGGCGCGGTTTGGGACACAAGTAGAGTGCCGAAAGGGGCGCTGCAGTTCCGGTTTGTGGTGACACAAGGATTTGATGGATTACAGTTGTGGGCAAACAAAGCAGTGTTACCAGCTGATTGGAAGACTGGTGTGATTTATGATACTGGTGTTAAGGTCACAGAGATTGCCCAGGATGGTTGTTATCCTTGTTAA